Proteins from one Diprion similis isolate iyDipSimi1 chromosome 3, iyDipSimi1.1, whole genome shotgun sequence genomic window:
- the LOC124416719 gene encoding glucose dehydrogenase [FAD, quinone]-like yields MELKQILCLISLTCMVEGQSFFDVIRNYRQTQSNSIPSGYEPDTTTYDFIVVGSGSAGSAVANRLSENPNWKILLLEAGGMMNILNEIPMLVSVFQLTEFNWGYKVEPQTNACLGMINRQCPWPRGKTLGGTSTLNYMIHTRGGKEDYENWAKMGNKGWSWNEVLPYFKKSERFDIPELNNSTWHNRHGHLCVEYVPYHSPLANVFLRAGKSLGYSIVDYNGANQIGFSFIQVNMDKGTRCSAAKAYLKDRRPNLHIITNARVTKVLFDKNKRAYGVEYVKGKKFRQARCSREVILSAGTIDSAKLLMLSGIGPKDHLEELGIPVLKDSMVGYNLYEHVGFLGLTFLVNQSVTLLPRQLARPGVLLDYVMNRKGPMTIPGGAEALAFIRSKYAQDERPDIELLFASGSLHSDNGLTLRRALGITDELYNAVYKPIEGRDAWSIWPIVQNPRSVGRIKLKSKDPFQSPIIDPNFFSHPADLEIILEGVKLAINISQSEPFSKYGSRLHDVKIPGCRTLKFGSDDYWRCAIKHLPSMMNHEIGTAKMGPASDTNAVVDPQLRVHGVTGLRVADASIMPAIPTGHSNAVIYMIGEKAADMIKQTWRSR; encoded by the coding sequence ATGGAACTGAAACAGATCCTGTGCCTAATATCTTTGACCTGCATGGTGGAGGGTCAATCGTTCTTCGATGTGATCCGAAATTATCGTCAAACTCAAAGCAACAGCATCCCATCAGGCTACGAGCCGGATACAACGACCTATGACTTCATCGTCGTAGGATCAGGCTCGGCGGGTTCAGCGGTAGCGAACCGTCTCTCGGAGAACCCGAACTGGAAGATACTGTTGCTGGAGGCCGGAGGAATGATGAACATTCTGAACGAAATCCCGATGCTAGTGAGCGTTTTTCAGCTCACAGAGTTCAACTGGGGCTATAAAGTCGAACCACAGACCAACGCCTGTCTGGGAATGATAAACAGACAGTGTCCTTGGCCCAGAGGAAAGACCCTGGGCGGCACGAGCACACTCAACTACATGATCCACACCAGAGGCGGCAAAGAGGACTACGAAAACTGGGCCAAAATGGGAAACAAGGGCTGGTCTTGGAACGAGGTGCTTCCCTACTTCAAAAAGAGCGAGCGCTTCGACATCCCTGAGCTGAACAACTCCACCTGGCACAACAGACACGGACACCTCTGTGTCGAATACGTTCCCTACCACTCGCCTTTGGCCAACGTATTTCTTCGTGCCGGTAAAAGCCTCGGCTATAGCATCGTCGACTACAACGGCGCCAACCAGATTGGCTTCTCCTTCATCCAGGTCAACATGGACAAGGGGACGAGGTGCAGCGCCGCCAAGGCGTACCTCAAGGATCGAAGACCCAATCTTCACATCATTACAAACGCTCGGGTCACCAAAGTCCTcttcgataaaaataaacgcgCATACGGAGTCGAGTATGTCAAAGGGAAGAAGTTCCGACAGGCGCGATGCTCCAGAGAAGTCATTCTTTCCGCCGGGACCATCGACTCTGCGAAATTGCTGATGCTCTCGGGAATCGGGCCGAAGGATCACCTGGAAGAGCTTGGCATCCCAGTATTGAAGGACTCTATGGTTGGGTATAACCTCTACGAGCACGTCGGTTTCCTCGGGTTGACTTTCCTGGTGAATCAAAGCGTAACTCTACTCCCCAGGCAGCTCGCCAGACCCGGTGTGCTACTGGACTACGTGATGAACCGAAAGGGGCCGATGACGATACCCGGCGGAGCTGAAGCGCTGGCTTTTATCAGGAGCAAATACGCTCAGGACGAAAGACCGGACATCGAACTGCTCTTCGCATCCGGCTCGCTCCATTCCGACAATGGTCTGACCTTGAGAAGAGCTCTGGGGATAACCGATGAGCTTTATAACGCGGTGTACAAACCCATCGAAGGCCGCGATGCCTGGTCGATCTGGCCCATTGTTCAGAACCCTCGTAGCGTCGGAAGGATCAAGCTCAAGTCAAAGGATCCTTTCCAGAGCCCAATCATAGACCCGAACTTCTTCAGCCATCCGGCCGATTTGGAGATAATCTTAGAAGGAGTCAAACTCGCTATTAATATATCGCAGAGTGAACCGTTCAGTAAATACGGTTCTCGTCTTCACGATGTCAAGATCCCCGGGTGTCGGACTCTGAAATTTGGCTCCGACGACTACTGGAGATGCGCCATCAAGCATCTGCCCTCCATGATGAACCATGAAATTGGCACTGCCAAGATGGGACCCGCCTCTGATACCAACGCAGTTGTCGACCCGCAACTCAGAGTGCATGGCGTCACTGGTCTTCGCGTTGCTGACGCTTCAATCATGCCTGCCATTCCAACTGGACATTCCAACGCTGTAATTTACATGATAGGCGAAAAGGCCGCCGATATGATCAAGCAGACTTGGCGATCAAGATAG
- the LOC124416728 gene encoding glucose dehydrogenase [FAD, quinone]-like, with protein MKIIVILVLIFATESFAVPFTYLESVLQHVRGPRNYVINREPEVVLSEYDFVIVGAGPAGCVLANRLSENPEWKILLVEAGRWETFLSDIPIFVSYFQFTDFNWHYLMERQEGVCEGMTDGRCHWPRGRGVGGSSIINYMIYTRGNRQDFLDLEAAGNYGWGPNETLYYYMKSEKAKLSAHPNSPYHRRDGYLSVGDVPFRSEMASTFLDATAELGNKILDYNGEDQLGFSYIQSTIENGRRCSAAKAFLRPILGRKNLHILANTRVTKILINQRSKVAYGVEFIRKRQVTRVFTRKEVILSSGAFNSPQLLMLSGIGPKEHLEELGIPVVQNLRVGKNLRDHISFLSLTFLTSKGTSLNEKILLNNTGYLVDWLKYGTGPLTITGGVEAIGYVKTKYNNFPGNKPDIELFFLIGSLSSDGGSTYRKSFHISDETYEAVYREIDYADCFTIVPMLLHPESEGELRLKSRDPFAWPKFYGNYLTKDIDIKRMVAGIREGIRIAETKAFKIHQPRIHNKPFPKCAQFKFNSDAYWECAVRMVTATLHHQVGTCKMGPQTDPGAVVDPELRVHGIDFLRVADTSIIPKPWSAHTNAPSFMIGEKAADMIKRTWIGF; from the exons atgaaaatcattgtGATCTTGGTGCTGATTTTCGCCACGGAATCTTTCGCCGTGCCCTTCACCTACCTTGAATCAGTGCTGCAACATGTTCGCGGTCCTAGAAATTACGTTATAAACCGTGAACCAGAAGTG GTTTTGTCCGAGTATGACTTTGTGATCGTTGGAGCAGGGCCAGCCGGGTGTGTTTTGGCCAACCGATTATCCGAAAACCCAGAATGGAAAATTCTCCTCGTGGAAGCTGGCCGTTGGGAGACGTTCTTATCCGATATACCGATATTCGTCAGTTACTTCCAGTTCACAGACTTCAACTGGCATTACCTGATGGAACGCCAAGAAGGAGTCTGCGAGGGGATGACGGATG GTAGATGCCACTGGCCACGTGGGAGAGGCGTCGGAGGCTCGAGTATAATAAACTACATGATCTACACGCGAGGCAATCGACAGGACTTTCTGGATCTCGAAGCCGCCGGAAACTACGGCTGGGGACCAAACGAGACGCTTTACTACTACATGAAGAGCGAAAAAGCGAAATTGTCCGCCCATCCGAATTCTCCGTACCATCGACGCGACGGTTATCTCAGTGTTGGGGATGTGCCCTTCAGGTCCGAAATGGCGTCTACTTTCCTCGACGCCACCGCAGAACTGGGGAACAAAATCCTCGACTACAACGGCGAAGATCAGCTCGGTTTCTCGTACATTCAGTCCACCATTGAGAACGGCAGAag ATGTAGCGCAGCGAAAGCATTTCTGAGGCCGATTCTTGGGAGGAAGAATTTGCACATTTTGGCCAATACAAGAGTGACGAAAATCCTGATAAATCAGAGATCGAAGGTCGCCTACGGAGTTGAATTTATCAGGAAACGTCAGGTGACACGAGTATTCACGCGAAAAGAGGTGATCCTGTCGAGCGGAGCCTTTAATTCTCCTCAGCTGTTGATGCTTTCTGGTATTGGGCCAAAAGAACACCTGGAGGAACTCGGAATCCCGGTTGTCCAGAATCTCAGAGTAGGAAAAAATTTGCGAGATCACATTTCGTTTCTGAGCCTAACATTCCTGACTTCAAAAGGTACAAGCTTGAATGAAAAGATACTTCTCAACAATACAGGATACTTGGTTGATTGGCTTAAATACG GTACAGGACCTCTGACAATAACTGGAGGCGTGGAAGCGATCGGGTACGTAAAAACGAAGTACAACAATTTCCCGGGTAACAAGCCAGACATCGAGCTTTTCTTCTTGATCGGTTCGCTAAGCTCCGACGGAGGATCGACCTACCGAAAGAGTTTCCACATAAGCGATGAGACGTACGAAGCAGTTTACCGAGAAATCGACTACGCGGACTGCTTCACGATAGTCCCGATGCTTCTACACCCAGAAAGCGAAGGCGAGCTGCGGTTGAAGAGTCGAGATCCTTTTGCTTGGCCGAAATTTTACGGAAACTACTTGACCAAGGATATTGATATCAAGAGAATGGTCGCTGGGATCAGGGAGGGAATCCGTATAGCCGAGACAAAGGCCTTCAAGATCCACCAGCCTCGTATTCACAACAAACCATTCCCGAAATGCGCTCAATTCAAGTTCAACAGCGACGCCTATTGGGAATGCGCCGTGCGCATGGTCACCGCCACTCTTCACCATCAG GTCGGAACCTGCAAAATGGGACCACAAACCGACCCCGGAGCAGTCGTCGATCCAGAACTCAGAGTCCACGGTATCGACTTCCTCAGGGTCGCGGACACTTCGATCATACCAAAACCATGGAGCGCTCATACCAACGCGCCGAGCTTCatgatcggcgaaaaggcggcTGACATGATCAAGAGGACTTGGATTGGTTTTTAG